Below is a genomic region from Balneola sp. MJW-20.
AGTTACTTCACTCCATTTGGGTCATTCAGAACACAGCGTAACCTGCCGCTGGAAGGAGAGCATTACCTTGGCTTAGTGGCGGAGCATAATTTCCGAACTGTTCCTTTTGAAATTCTCGGTCTGGATATTCTGGTCGACCAGGGAGTGGGCCTGGTAGTATTCGGAGGAGCAGGCAGGACCTGGATTGATGAAGACCGCAAACAGCAGTTCCTGGATACAAATGGATATAACTTGAGGCAAGAAGATCTCATCGCCGAGATAGGGGTCTCTGTAAATTCCATCTTCAGTGTATTCAGAGTGGATCTAGCACAGCGACTGGATGAACCCGGATTTTTTGTAGGCCTAAGTCTTGCCAGGTGGTTTTAGTGTTAGTCTCCGGCCTGAGAGATCACGGCTGAGTGCTTGCTAAGTACGCATTGTGTTTTCGAAGTGCCCGGAATGATCTTTACGAGCAATTAGTAAAACGCAAAACCTTGAAAACACGGGGTTCAGACAAGATAATCCACAAAAATATCTGTATATTCGGGGTCTAAATATTTAGCATAAAACAGATCATAAGAAATGAGCGATAAATTTAAAAAGACCCGTGTCGAATTTGGTTCCGGCTCAGATAAGGCTTTTTTGTATAGTCTTGAGAAACTGAAAGAGCTGGGATATTCGAATGTTGACAAACTTCCTTTCTCCATAAAAGTTCTACTCGAAGCCGTTCTGAGAGAGCATGACGGATATGCTGTAAACGATAAGGATATTGATCATCTTGCCAATTATAATGCTAAAGATCCGCAGGGTGAGATCCCGTTCAAACCATCCCGTGTAGTACTGCAGGATTTTACCGGCGTACCTGCCGTAGTTGACCTGGCAGCTCTCCGCTCGGCTATGGAGCGTATGGGTGGAGAAGCCCAGGATATTAATCCACAGGTCCCGGTTGACCTGGTAATTGACCACTCCGTACAGGTGGATATGTTCGGAAAGGAAGCCGCCCTGATGTTTAACGTGGAAAAGGAAATGGAGCGCAATAATGAGCGCTACGAATTTCTGAAATGGGGTAAAGAAGCTTTTGATAATTTCCGTGTGGTACCTCCGGGACGAGGTATTGTTCACCAGGTAAACCTTGAGTATCTGGCACGCGGAGTATTTACCCGCAAAGAAGAAGATGGCAGCATCACTGCTTATCCGGATACACTGGTGGGAACAGACTCTCACACTACCATGATCAATGGCCTGGGAATTCTGGGCTGGGGTGTTGGAGGTATTGAAGCAGAGGCTGCGATGCTGGGTCAGCCGATCTCCATGCTGGTACCGGAAGTGGTGGGTATGAAGATCACCGGTAAGCTTCGTGAAGGAGTTACCGCAACCGACCTGACCCTGACCGTTACGCAGATGCTTCGTAAGCATGGAGTGGTTGGTAAGTTTGTAGAATTTTATGGCGACGGACTCAGCAACATGAGTCTGCCAGACCGTGCCACCATTGCTAACATGTCTCCCGAGTACGGAGCAACCATGGGATTCTTCCCGATCGATGATGAGTCTCTAAGATATATGAGACGAACCGGCCGTTCAGAAGAACTGGTTAATCTGGTGGAAGAGTACACCAAAGCTCAGGGATTATTCAGAACAGATGATACTCCGGATCCTGAGTTCTCTTCAACACTGGAGCTGGATCTGAGCACTGTTGAGACCTCGCTTGCTGGTCCTAAGCTGCCTCACGATCGTATAGCTCTGAATAATATGAAGACCGCTTTTGAGAATTCTCTGACTAGCGATAATCCTACTATGGGCTTTAATCTTTCCCAGGATAAGCTGGCCAATAAAGGGATGTACAAGAACGGAAAGGAAATTGAAATGAAGCATGGTGATGTGGTTATTGCTGCGATCACCAGCTGTACCAATACCTCTAATCCGAGTGTAATGCTGGGTGCAGGTATTGTTGCGAAGAAAGCCGTTGAAAAGGGGCTGAAGGTACCGGCATATGTTAAGACTTCACTTGCACCGGGTTCACGTGTAGTAACCGAATACCTGAAAGAAGCAGGGCTGACCGAATATATGGATCAGCTCGGTTTCAACCTGGTAGGATACGGATGCACTACTTGTATCGGTAACTCCGGTCCGCTTCCTGAGCCGGTGGAAAAAGCTATTAAAGAAGGAGATCTGATTGCAGCCGGAGTTCTATCCGGTAACCGTAACTTTGAAGGTCGAATTCACCCATGGGTAAAAGCCAACTATCTGGCTTCACCTCCGCTGGTAGTTGCTTACGCACTGGCCGGAACAGTTGACATCGATCTCAGTAAAGAACCATTGGGTAAAGACAAAGATGGAAATGATGTTTACCTGAAGGACGTCTGGCCTACTACAGAAGAGATCGCACAGCATCTGGATGACGCTATACGACCTGATCTGTTTGACGAGATGTATGGTGATATCTTTGAATCACCAGCCTGGGAAGAGATCCCAGTGACCGGAGGTAAACTTTTCGACTGGAAAGATGAGTCCACATACATTCAGGAGCCTCCTTTCTTTATGAACATGGGAGAAGATCCTGAGCCGATCAAATCTATTAATGGTGCAAGAGTTCTGGTCAAGGTAGGTGACTCTATTACCACCGACCATATTTCTCCTGCTGGTAACATCAAAGAAGATGCGCCGGCAGGTAAATATTTGAAGGAGCACGGAGTGGAAGTCAAAGACTTCAACTCTTACGGATCACGTCGTGGTAATGATCGTGTAATGACACGAGGTACTTTTGCTAACGTACGATTCAAGAATCAGCTGGCACCAGGCAAAGAGGGTGGATTTACTGAATACCATCCAAGCGGTGAGATCACTACGATTTATGATGCTTCACTGAGATATAAAGAATCAAATACTCCTCTTATCGGCATTGCCGGCAATCAGTATGGTACCGGTTCATCCCGTGACTGGGCTGCCAAAGGGACCGCATTACTTGGAGTGAAAGCAGTGATCGCTGAATCCTATGAGCGTATTCACCGCTCCAATCTGGTCCAGATGGGTGTACTGCCGCTTCAATTCAAAGAAGGGGACACTCCTGAATCACTCGGACTGGATGGATCTGAAACCTTTGATATCGAGCTGAGTGATGACATGAAAGCTCAGGATGATATTCAGGTGAAGGCTTCCAAAGAGAACGGAGACGTGGTTGAATTTACGGTTAAGAGCCGTATTGATACCCCGGTTGAAGTTGATTACTACCGTAACGGTGGTATCCTGCATACCGTACTCCGTGACTATCTGAAAAGAAGTAAAGCCTGATGTAAATCATCTCATCAGACTAATTTTAAGCCCCTGTTCTTAACTGACCAGGGGCTTTTTCTTTAGTTATTAATCACATATAATGAGCCTTTAACGGGACTCTATATGGTTATCGCTTTTCTATATGCACTGCTTTTCTTTCAACAGCCGGTTCAACCACCAAATCCGGAGGTTGAATTTTCCAATGGCCTGAATTTTATTCGGTATGATTTTCGATACTCTCCCACAAAATTAATGCAGGCTAAGGATGGTACATTATGGATTGGCACGCAGTACGGAGCTATTGCCTTTGATGGTAAAAATGCTATGATCTATGCTGAAAGTGTTGCTGATACCGCTCAAGAAGGATTTTATGGATCGGAAGTAGTCTCGATCAGCGAGGATAGTGACCAAAATATATGGGTGGGAACCAATAGAGGCAGTTTGAATGTGCTCAGAAAAGATTCATCTCAATTTGAAAGTCTTTACCGGTTTCACAGAGGGCTGCCGTTTTCGGCCCGCACTGTAAGGGAGGTAAGTGATGGTAAGATCTGGACCCATGCCTCCCTGTCTATAGGATGGTTTAATATGGAAGATCAGATAGATGATATTAACCTGGTCTCAAAAGTTTTCCGGCCGGGTGAGTACGGAGAGTTTCGCACCTTATATGAAAGGAAAAACGGATCCAAATATCTTCTGGCCGACGGTATTTACGAAGTGCGATATGATGAAGCTGCCGGGATTACACTGGAAAAGGTTTTGGAGGGAAGAGACTTTTCAGAGATCATACCTATTAGTGATGATGAATATCTGATCCGTGATATAAATCAGTTATTGATCTGGTCAGAAAAGGAGGGGAAAGCCGATACTCTCAAGGCAGATGAAATTAACGGATCTTATGTGCGGTCAGTACTGATCGATGACAAGAACCATCTTTGGGTAGGTTGCAGAAACGGTGTATTGAAATATTCACTGGGAAAAGATAAGCAGACCGAATTTATTGGAGAATACAATATCGGGGAGGTCAGAGATATGATACAGGACCGCACCGGAAATATCTTTTTCAGTACGGTAAATGGTATCAAGAAACTTAACCATGATTATGAGCAGTATTCCTTCCATAAGTTTCCGCCGGAATACCAGTCGGATTATTCCTATAAATATCTGAAAGATGAAGCAGGGAATATCTGGATCGGGACCAACCGGAACCTGCTTAAATACGATACAGAGGAAATGAATTATACCTCTGTGATCAATGATCAGGTATACTCAATTTTAGCATACGATCAGGACCATATTCTGGCAGGAACAAATAATGGCGTCATTCTTATCGATACAGAAGCTGGTCAGATCATCAAACTTTATAATAATTCCCTGTCTCATCACCTCAGTAAACTGGAGGAAGAGGTGTTTCTTGGCATTGAAAACAACAGGTTGTTCATTATCAGGAATAATGATCTGGAATATCTGGATTCCATACCCGGAGTCGTATCAATGAATCTGATTTTCATTGATCATGAAAAAAATATCTGGGTTGTCAGCAGCAGAACGTTACTGAAATATATCATCCGTGATGATAAAATCGTTCTTGAGAAAATTGCTTTGGATAACAGTATTCCGGCAAATGTTAACTGGTTGGAAGACGACCAGACAGGAAACCTTTGGATTGGTACAAATATCGGAGTACTTATATTCAACAAAGAATCCGGGAAGATCAAACAAACACTAACGACCGATAATGGTCTTATGGATAATCAGACCTATGAGATCATCAGAGACCGGTCCGGTTTGATGTGGGTGAAGCAATCCCGGGAAGGATCTTCAGCTGTAGATCCTGTAAGTATGGAAGTGAAACGTACGACTCCGGCTTGGCTGACCTTGCCCGGAAATGATAATCGTTTTTGTGTGAACTATGAGGCAAGTGATGGTTCTCTTTATACGGACGGCTCAGGCGGCTTTTTTGTTTTTCATCCGGATAGCTTAAAGGACAGCCCTTATCCTCCACTTATAAAACTCCGGTCCTTTTTTATAAACGGAAATAAATTATCTGCCTCTGCGGCCAAAGAAGAATTGGTGCTGGCACATTTTCAAAATGATGTGACTATAGAGTACGCAGGAATTCAATTTGATGATCCGGAGAAAAATCAGTTTGCTTACAAGCTGGAAGGATATGAAGATGAGTGGAATTATGTAGATAACCGGGGGGCTGTCACTTATCTGAGCTTACCACGGGGTGATTATACTTTCAAGCTTAAGGCAGCGAATAGCAGTCAGATATGGTCGGATGAAGTTTCACTGGCTTCCTTTACTATAAATCCTCCATGGTGGAAAACGAATGCCGCATGGGTGTTCTATCTGATCCTTACGGGTTCTTTGGTATTTACTTTATTCAGGTTGCAGCTGAATAGGAGACTGGCTGAGGCAGAGTCAGCCAAGCTTATGGAAATGGACTCCTTTAAAAGCCGCTTCTTTACAAATATTACCCATGAATTCAGGACTCCTCTAACCGTGATATCAGGTCTTGCACGAAGGATTCCCGAGAAGGAAGGAAAAGCGATCCAGAGAAATTCGAATAAGCTGCTCAACCTTATTAATCAGATACTTGAGTTATCCAGCCTGGAATCTGCAGAGCATAAACTTGACCTGGAAAGAGGAGAGATCATCTCATATATACGATATCTTACTCAGGCATATGCCTCCTTTGCAAGTGAGAATGGAGTGTCTCTGAGTGTTGACTCTGATGAAGAGGAGATCATACTACCTTATGATAAGTCAAAGATAGAACTGATCATCCAGAACCTGGTTTCTAACGCTATCAAATTTACACCTAAGGGCGGAAGGGTCAGTATATTTGTATCCCGTGATAAAGATACTCTGTTTCTTGAAGTAATTGATACCGGTATGGGTATTGATGAAGCTGATCTTCCTAAGATATTTGACCGATATTATCAGTCTGCGACCGCTAACGATTTCCATCAGGGTTCAGGTATTGGCCTTTCCCTTACCAGAGAATTGATACAGTTTATGAACGGCGAAATCACAGCGCATAGGAATGATCCGGCAGGTACCGTATTCAGGGTATCTCTTCCTATTTTGAATGGGGAGTATAACAGTCAGGATATATCAGAATCTGTTAAGCCGGAACTCACCAATAAGCTGAATAAAGATCAGAACCTGGTCCTGTTGATCGAAGACAATGAGGATGTGCGTGAATTTGTACAGATGGTCATTTCTGAAAAATATGAGATAGTTACAGCTTCCGATGGGGATGAGGGATTCCGGAAAGCACTTGAGATCATTCCTGATATCATCGTCAGTGATGTTATGATGCCGGGTAAAAACGGTATGGAATTAACCGATTTGTTAAAGAATGATGAGCGCAGCAGTCATATCCCTGTTATACTACTTACGGCAAAAGCGGATGTTGAATCGAGGCTGGAGGGATTAACCAAGGGAGCAGATATCTATCTTCCCAAACCTTTCAATGAGGAAGAGTTGCTGATCCATATCCGGAACCTTCTAGCACAAAGAGACAGGGTAAGGGCTCGTTATTCCGGCGGCTTACACGAAAAAGTGATCGAGGATGAATTTATTATCAAGATACGCGACCTGATCATGGGGCACCTGGATGATGAGAAATTCGGCATCAGTGAGATCTGTAATGAGGCCGGGGTCAGCAGGACTCAGTTACACCGGAAATTAAAGGCTCTTACTGGAATGTCCACCTCCATATTTATTCGGGAAGTCAGGCTGATGGAAGCCCGTAAACTGCTTAAACAAACTACACAAACGGTAGCTGAAATTGCCTATGATGTCGGTTACGGTGACCCGAATTACTTCTCAAAGCTTTATACAGATAAATTCGGTTATCCACCCTCCAAAGAGCGAGAGAAAGCCAAAAAAGGCTGATTTGCAACAATATTCTATAAGATTGCAACAATAGTAAAGGTGGATATTGCCTTTCCTGATCATTTTAAAGATGCATTATAATCTTAAAAGGAACAGGTATGAAAAGTTTAAGCAAACTCATCGTCGGCGGAATGATAATCTGGTGTTTTCCGGTATTAGTCTCCGCTCAAAGTCAGGATACAACGGAATACTATATGGATCAGGTAGGCTTGCAGCTGAATGATCTTATAAACAGCACTTTAGTCAGAGGAGCAACGGCATCGGTCTATTACGGTGACGGATATCAGACCATTACCCGGGGTATCAAAAGTAACGGGGTGCCAACTGAATCAAATGGCTGGTATATGTTCCGGTCTTTGACAAAAACTATGGTTAGCACAGTCATTTTACAGCTACAGGAAGAAGGTAAATTAACTATCGATGATGCACTGAGTGATCATATTGATGCGGTTCGGAATGTAGATATGTCCATAACTCTCAGAGAGCTTCTGTCAATGAGAGCAAATGTATGTGATTTTAGCTCCAATTCGTGGTCCATTATTTCGCAGGCCCCGGAGGCTGTCCTTGATGTTAAGGAAGTGCTGGAAGAAACCATTCCGCTGGGTAACTGTAATTCCTCAAATGCCTACGAGTATAACGATACAAATTTTCAACTTTTAGGACTGGTCATTGAGGCAGTTACCGGAAACACAGGCGAGGATGAATTTGAAAACCGATTATTCGCTCCGCTTGGAAATAATACAATGAGTCTTGCTCCACTGAATATTTCAGAGGCCAGTTACAATGGGCTATGGTCGAGGCCTGGCGGCCCCGGTACGCAGGTAATGGATGTAGGATATGTCTCAAAAAATTCTGTCCTGACTGCTCATAAATTCAGTGGCGGAGTAGTCGGATCAACTGAGGATGCAGTCCGCTTTATTAAGGCTCTAATGGAGGGAGAATATTTATCCATTGATAGTATGGAAGAAATGAGATCTCTTGGTCCCGAAAATTACGGACTGGGATTAATGAAAAGAGATTTTGATGACAGTTATATATTGTACGGTCATGGAGGATCAGGTTTGCATGCTTCCAGGACATTCTACGACCCGGTGCGGAAGATCGGTGTCTCTGTTGCAGGTAATTACACAGACTCAGAAAATATGGAAGTGATGCTTCAGAATATATATACACTTCTTGTGTGGTGTCGGGAAGGCGGAGGATGTCAAAGTAATAATACGCTCTATTTCCCCCCTGTAAGCGGAGATGAATGGGAGACAATCACACTTCAGGAGGCTGGGTTCAATGATAACT
It encodes:
- the acnA gene encoding aconitate hydratase AcnA, which translates into the protein MSDKFKKTRVEFGSGSDKAFLYSLEKLKELGYSNVDKLPFSIKVLLEAVLREHDGYAVNDKDIDHLANYNAKDPQGEIPFKPSRVVLQDFTGVPAVVDLAALRSAMERMGGEAQDINPQVPVDLVIDHSVQVDMFGKEAALMFNVEKEMERNNERYEFLKWGKEAFDNFRVVPPGRGIVHQVNLEYLARGVFTRKEEDGSITAYPDTLVGTDSHTTMINGLGILGWGVGGIEAEAAMLGQPISMLVPEVVGMKITGKLREGVTATDLTLTVTQMLRKHGVVGKFVEFYGDGLSNMSLPDRATIANMSPEYGATMGFFPIDDESLRYMRRTGRSEELVNLVEEYTKAQGLFRTDDTPDPEFSSTLELDLSTVETSLAGPKLPHDRIALNNMKTAFENSLTSDNPTMGFNLSQDKLANKGMYKNGKEIEMKHGDVVIAAITSCTNTSNPSVMLGAGIVAKKAVEKGLKVPAYVKTSLAPGSRVVTEYLKEAGLTEYMDQLGFNLVGYGCTTCIGNSGPLPEPVEKAIKEGDLIAAGVLSGNRNFEGRIHPWVKANYLASPPLVVAYALAGTVDIDLSKEPLGKDKDGNDVYLKDVWPTTEEIAQHLDDAIRPDLFDEMYGDIFESPAWEEIPVTGGKLFDWKDESTYIQEPPFFMNMGEDPEPIKSINGARVLVKVGDSITTDHISPAGNIKEDAPAGKYLKEHGVEVKDFNSYGSRRGNDRVMTRGTFANVRFKNQLAPGKEGGFTEYHPSGEITTIYDASLRYKESNTPLIGIAGNQYGTGSSRDWAAKGTALLGVKAVIAESYERIHRSNLVQMGVLPLQFKEGDTPESLGLDGSETFDIELSDDMKAQDDIQVKASKENGDVVEFTVKSRIDTPVEVDYYRNGGILHTVLRDYLKRSKA
- a CDS encoding ATP-binding protein → MVIAFLYALLFFQQPVQPPNPEVEFSNGLNFIRYDFRYSPTKLMQAKDGTLWIGTQYGAIAFDGKNAMIYAESVADTAQEGFYGSEVVSISEDSDQNIWVGTNRGSLNVLRKDSSQFESLYRFHRGLPFSARTVREVSDGKIWTHASLSIGWFNMEDQIDDINLVSKVFRPGEYGEFRTLYERKNGSKYLLADGIYEVRYDEAAGITLEKVLEGRDFSEIIPISDDEYLIRDINQLLIWSEKEGKADTLKADEINGSYVRSVLIDDKNHLWVGCRNGVLKYSLGKDKQTEFIGEYNIGEVRDMIQDRTGNIFFSTVNGIKKLNHDYEQYSFHKFPPEYQSDYSYKYLKDEAGNIWIGTNRNLLKYDTEEMNYTSVINDQVYSILAYDQDHILAGTNNGVILIDTEAGQIIKLYNNSLSHHLSKLEEEVFLGIENNRLFIIRNNDLEYLDSIPGVVSMNLIFIDHEKNIWVVSSRTLLKYIIRDDKIVLEKIALDNSIPANVNWLEDDQTGNLWIGTNIGVLIFNKESGKIKQTLTTDNGLMDNQTYEIIRDRSGLMWVKQSREGSSAVDPVSMEVKRTTPAWLTLPGNDNRFCVNYEASDGSLYTDGSGGFFVFHPDSLKDSPYPPLIKLRSFFINGNKLSASAAKEELVLAHFQNDVTIEYAGIQFDDPEKNQFAYKLEGYEDEWNYVDNRGAVTYLSLPRGDYTFKLKAANSSQIWSDEVSLASFTINPPWWKTNAAWVFYLILTGSLVFTLFRLQLNRRLAEAESAKLMEMDSFKSRFFTNITHEFRTPLTVISGLARRIPEKEGKAIQRNSNKLLNLINQILELSSLESAEHKLDLERGEIISYIRYLTQAYASFASENGVSLSVDSDEEEIILPYDKSKIELIIQNLVSNAIKFTPKGGRVSIFVSRDKDTLFLEVIDTGMGIDEADLPKIFDRYYQSATANDFHQGSGIGLSLTRELIQFMNGEITAHRNDPAGTVFRVSLPILNGEYNSQDISESVKPELTNKLNKDQNLVLLIEDNEDVREFVQMVISEKYEIVTASDGDEGFRKALEIIPDIIVSDVMMPGKNGMELTDLLKNDERSSHIPVILLTAKADVESRLEGLTKGADIYLPKPFNEEELLIHIRNLLAQRDRVRARYSGGLHEKVIEDEFIIKIRDLIMGHLDDEKFGISEICNEAGVSRTQLHRKLKALTGMSTSIFIREVRLMEARKLLKQTTQTVAEIAYDVGYGDPNYFSKLYTDKFGYPPSKEREKAKKG